The following are encoded in a window of Kogia breviceps isolate mKogBre1 chromosome 12, mKogBre1 haplotype 1, whole genome shotgun sequence genomic DNA:
- the RERGL gene encoding ras-related and estrogen-regulated growth inhibitor-like protein, whose product MNDVKLAVLGGEGTGKSALTVRFLTKRFIGEYASNFESIYKKHLYLEGKQLNLEIYDSCSQPQKAKFSLTSELHWADGFVIVYDISDRSSFAFAKALIYRIREPQTSHCKRAVESAVLLVGNKQDLCHVREVGWEEGQKLALDNRCQFCELSAAEQSLEVEMMFIRIIKGILANFKLKEKRRPSGSKSMAKLINNVFGKRRKSV is encoded by the exons ATGAATGATGTGAAACTTGCTGTCTTGGGTGGTGAAGGAACGGGCAAATCTG ccCTTACAGTAAGGTTTCTTACCAAACGATTTATTGGAGAATATGCTTCTAATTTTG AATCTATCTATAAAAAGCATTTGTATTTGGAAGGGAAGCAATTGAATCTAGAAATATATGACTCTTGTTCTCAg CCACAGAAAGCAAAATTTTCCCTCACAAGTGAGCTGCATTGGGCAGATGGGTTTGTTATTGTGTATGACATCAGTGACAGGTCTTCGTTTGCTTTTGCAAAAGCACTAATCTACAGAATTCGGGAGCCACAGACTAGTCATTGTAAAAG AGCTGTGGAATCAGCTGTGCTCTTGGTGGGTAACAAGCAAGATCTCTGTCATGTGCGAGAGGTTGGCTGGGAAGAAGGGCAAAAACTGGCATTGGATAACCGGTGCCAATTCTGTGAACTGTCTGCAGCAGAGCAATCTCTGGAGGTGGAAATGATGTTTATCAGAATTATCAAGGGCATCCTGGCAAACTTCAAactcaaagaaaagagaagacccAGTGGATCTAAATCCATGGCCAAACTGATCAATAATGTAtttggaaagagaaggaaatctgTTTAA